GAAGCCCTTCTTAATGATGCTGAATTACGCGCAGTGCCAATTGTGGTTCCTAGCCGTGGTTCTAAATTGTTAGGTGGCACGCTACAAACTGAATTAACTCAAGAAGAAGTTCAACAAACTTTGGTTGAAGGCTTCTTCCCTGTTGTTCCTGTGACTGAGCACCCAGTTCAATCTGCACGTGGTGCATTAACTCAAATGGGTCTTCCTTATGCACAAGATGCAGCGGTAACTCGTCACCTTGCTAGTTTCTTAACACGTCAACAAGCAGCAACTGATGAAGTATTTGGTCAACAAAACGAATCCGATTTTATTAAACCAACGGCCATTCTTTTAAATGGTGGAGTTCTAAAATCAAACCTACTTGCAGAGCGTCTACTTGGCATTATTAATCAGTGGTTAATCGATGGCGAAGCGGAAGACGCAAAACTGCTTGAAGGTCTTGACCTTGATTTAGCTGTTGCGGCTGGTGCTTCTTACTACGGCTCTGTTCGTACCGGTAAGGGTGTTCGTATCCGTGGTGGCATTGCATCAAGTTACTATGTTGGTATCGAAAGCTCTATGCCTGCGATTCCTGGAATGGAACCACCAATGGAAGCATTGTGTGTTGCTCCATTTGGTATGGAAGAAGGCTCGCACGCCGATGTACCTAGCCAACAATTTGGTTTGGTGATTGGCCAACCGGTGCAATTTAAGTTCTATGGTTCAACGACTCGTCGTGACGACCAAGCCGGTACACATTTGGATTTCTGGATGCCAGAAGAGCTAGAAGAGTTACCTGCAATTCAAGTGACATTACCTGTTACTGAAGGCCGCACAGCAGGTGAAGTGGTGCCTGTTCGTTTAGCCTCTAAAGTGACTGAACTTGGTACTCTTTATCTTGAAGCTATTGCTGCTGACAGCGGTGAGAAATGGCACGTTGAGTTCGATGTTCGTGAAGCGTAATTTAAATATTATTCTTCGCTAGTTACGCATCTTAAGAGTTCAGTCACCGTTATGGAGGCTGAACTCTTTTACTATATATCCTTTGTATTTTTGCTGTTGCCTTCTTATACCAATGTAACTAATTAGATGTTCATTATTGATATTGGTATTACTAACAGCTACAAGACTAACATTACGTCGGGGTTTTTATGAGTTCTTCTAATCGCTATTTAATTGGTATCGATCTTGGTACTACTCACACCGTTGTTGCTTATACTGATATTTCTCTTGGTATTGAAACTAGCCCAATTGAAATCTTCAATATCGACCAATTGGTTGGACCGGGTGAAGTGGCTCGTAAACCCCTACTTCCATCATTTCGTTACCACGCATCAAAAAGTCAGCTCACTGAAAATGATCTGACGCTGCCTTGGAATGTAAAGACAATTGAGGGGGAGATAAAAAACGCCATCATTGGTGAATGGGCCCGTGAATTGGGATCAAAAGTAGAAGGTCGCCAAGTCGTGAGTGCTAAAAGTTGGTTATCTCATACCAAAGTTGATCGCACCTCTGATATTCTTCCTTGGGCAGGCGCAGATGATGTCGAAAAAGTGTCACCTATTGTTGCCAGTGCAAGCTATTTAAACCATGTACGCCAATCGTGGAATTATCATCACCCAGACGCTCCAATGGAGCTTCAAGAAGTCGTTGTTACTGTACCAGCCTCTTTTGATGAAAGTGCTCGCTCATTTACTATCGAAGCAGCAAAACTGGCAGGTCTTGATAAGATCATTCTATTGGAAGAACCACAAGCCGTTTGTTATGACTGGTACCACCATCATCAAGATACTGCAAAAGACATTTTAAAGAACATCCCGTTAATGGTGGTGTGCGATGTAGGCGGCGGTACTACCGATTTAAGTTTAATCCAAGCACGTTTTAATAAAGACGAATTAGCTCTTGATCGTATCGGTGTGGGTGATCACCTAATGCTAGGCGGCGACAACATCGATTTAGCCTTAGCGCATTTAGCTGAACAGCGTTTAGATAGCGGTAAGAAAATGACGGCAGCCGCGTTAACCAAACTTATCCAACAAACTCGCAAAACCAAAGAACGTTTGCTATCTGCTAACGCCCCTGAATCTGGTCACATTACTCTTCTGGGGTCAGGCTCTAAACTATTAGGTGGCAGCCGCAAAGTTGAGTTAACCAAAGAAGAAGTACATCAGATCGCACTGGATGGATTCTTACCACTGACCGACTTTAGTGACCGTCCAAATCAGCGTCAAACTGCTGTTGTTGAATTTGGCTTACCTTACGCATCAGATCCTGCGATCAGTAAACACCTAGCTCAATTCTTAGATAACCATAAAGAAGTCTCTGCAAAAGCATTAGGTTGGGATGATGCGGAATTAGCTAATCATGACGACCGTGCTATACCTGTGGGTCTGTTACTCAATGGCGGCGTATTTAATAGTCCGCTATTAGCTGAACGTTCACTTGAATTGATGAATAACTGGAAAGGTGACACTGTCACTCAACTATCTAACCCTCATCCTGATTTGGCTGTTGCTTACGGTGCCGTTGCTTATGGTAAAGCACGTCATGGTGCACAGTTAAAGATTGGCGGTGGTTCGGCTCGTTCATTCTATTTGCAATTAGAAGAGAAAAATAAACAGCCTCAAGGTTTATGTTTATTGGCAAAAGGCAGTGAAGAAGGCGAAGAAATTCGCATGACAAGTCGTCGTTTCTCACTAACTTTAGGCGAACCAGTTCGATTTAATTTGCTTTCAACAACAAAAGGTCAACTTGCGACCTCAGGAATGATCACTGAGTTATCCGACCCTAGTTTTGTTAGCTTACCTCCTTACGTAGTAACACTTGAATCAAGTAAATCAAAAGATGAACTGCACGCAAACCAGAAAGATCGCGTTGAAGTAACTCTCGCTTGTCAATTTACAGAAGTCGGAACCATTAAAATTGAATGCGTTTCTGTTGAAGACGATTCGCTGCGTTGGTTAGTCGAATTTGAAGTACGTAATCAAGCCTCCAATAAAAGTGCTAACCTTGCGGATCAAATTAGCCTTCCTCCTCGTCTACCGAATGCTATAGCAAGTATTAAAGAGGCTTATGGCGGCAGCAAACAAAACCCAAATGCCATTAAAGCCTTTTCTAAAAACATAGAGAAGCTGATAGGTAAACGTGAATCATGGGATTTAATTACCTCACGGGAACTAGCAACCGCATTACTTGACAGTAAAAAACGTCGCCGCCGTTCTGATAAACATGAACAAAACTGGTTAAAAATGACAGGTTTTGCTCTGCGTCCTGGTTTTGGCTACCCTGCCGATGAATGGAAGATATCTCAAGCATGGGAAACCTATCAACAAGGCATTCAATTCGAGTCGAAACAATCTTGGAACGACTGGTGGACATTCTGGCGTCGAATTTCTGGAGGTCTAAACCAAGAGCAACAAGAAACGATTTTAGCTGATATGGCAAAATACCTACATCCAGGTTCTTTGCGCAACCCAAAAACATTGGAAGAAGCCAGTAACAAAAGTTATGAGGCAATGGTTCGCCTAGCTGCAGCACTAGAACACCTCGATGTAGAAGATAAAATGTTAATTGCTTCTTGGGTACTAGGCCATGCAAAAAATGGTAACCAACCGCAGGTGCACTGGTGGGCTTTAGGTCGAATTTGTTCACGTTCACCATTTTATGGTAGCCAACATAATTTAGTGCCTCCAAGTCAAATCTCTCAGTGGCTACCAACATTATTAGAACAAGACTGGAAAGAACAACCAATGGCTGGTTTTGCTGCTGTCATGATGGCTCGCTTAACTGGAGATAGAACCCTAGATGTATCGGATGATTATCGAGAAAAGATCATTGATAAATTGAAAAAAGAACGCTGCCCACAAAGTTGGATTGGACTAGTATCAAGTCAACAAGCATTAACAGAAGCGGATTCTAAACGCTTATTTGGTGATGCATTACCTGCAGGCTTACGTCTAATTAATTAGATGAATTCTCATTAATGCTTTAATTTGTTATATGAGAAATGAATATCTTTGGTGAAAAATTGCACACCACTGTCAAAGGTGTGCAAACATCATCTTATTCTTCTTCTAATTGCATTTGATTCAAGTATACTGAAATCATCACATTTTGAAGGTAACTTTTATGATTGAAAGCGCCATATTGGCGATCATAGTGTTACTTTATTTTGTTGGTTGGTCCCGTTTCGGTACTCGAGAATTACGCAATGCAGCTAAGAGGTTAAGTGATATCGCCTCTGTTCCACAAGAGCTGATTATTGAATGGATTATGTATAATAAACAGATATTGGATATCAATGAGTTTCAACGTTTTATCATCCATTTAAATAAAGCCGACACCGAAAACTTAAAACATGAATTGGATAGCTTTTCTCATTATCTTGAAATTCATGCGCCCGAACATACTATTTCAATTAATCGGGTATAATATACAAAAAAAGCTCATTGCCTTCACAATGAGCTTTTCTTTTAAATAAAATGGCGAATCTAGCCTAACTTCTTGTTCCTAACTTCACTTTGCCCTTAGAATTAAACCATAAGACTTGTGATTTTTTCTTACCAATTAATAATGGTAAGTCATCATAAAATAAGAAGTTCTTCCACGTTTTCTTAAACGTTCCCCATGAGGTTTCAATTAAGTTATATTTCTCATAACAAAAATAGATAGTTACTTCATCTGACCAATCAATAAACTCTAGCACTTCTTCAGGTAATGATTCATTATCGCTGTCCCAGCGGTGTTGCCAATCAATTTCATTTGTCCACGAGCTTTTCTTCATTGGCCACTCTTTTGAGCCAAAATGATCTGCCGTAGGGCTATTACTACTAATAAAGTCATTCCAAACTTGAGCTGATTTTGCTTGAGTGAATGGTTTAATTAAAGGCAGCAAGGCATCATCAACAGGCATTGATTGATGAGTAAAAATCCACTTGCGATTGTATTCATCTAAAGGTAAATAGCTCATAAACTCTTTCTATAGTAAGGCATGTGCCTCTATTCTATCGTCTTTTTTTATTAAGCCCAAATAAGAATATCTAACAATAGCTTGATTTTTATCATCCTCCCCCTCATAACAGTAGTATTGAATAGTCAAAATTATTCAAAACCATAAATATAACGAAAGATTACACATGCCTTCTTGCTTCCATTTATGTGTAATCGCCATTACAAGAATTATTAAATGATTACGCATGTTGGCATTTTAGATCAAGACCCCGTACGTCTAATCACCCCACTTTTAGATTTATCGGTGAAAGGCGAACACATGGTGTTCATTGGCGATGAAACTCAAAAAGAGATGTTCCATCGACTGGAGTCAATTCTAAAATATAAAGGGATCAGTTCTGATTTTTTTGAAATCCCTAATATTGTTGATACCCACGCAATCAAGCAATCATTGCAAGCACTTGCTGCTGAAATGAAACTTCACTTTAGTGACATCAAATTAAATGCAAGTTGTGGTCTTCGTCACCGTCTTCTTTCTGCCTATGAAGTGTTCCGTTCATATCATTGGCCAATCTTTGTTGTAGAGCCATACAGTGACAAATTATGTTGGTTATACCCAGATGGTCGCAAACAAAAACACGTTGCTGATAATATTCGCTTGAGTGATTATCTTGCTATTTTTGGGGCTCGCTGTGAGTTTTCAGAAACTGAATTACCAGAAAGTATCGATAAGCGCTTAAGAGAACTATGCCAACGCTGGGCAAGCAACGCATTAGAGTTAGGCCCGGGCTTAGCAACATTAAACTATTTAGCCACCACTTGTCGTAAAGAACAACGTTTAGATGTTGAAGTAACAGAGAAACAACAGAGCTATAAAGAACTTAATATGCTACTAACTGATCTTGTTGAAACAGGGTTAGCTACGTATGAAAATGGCATACTCACTTTTGATTGCGAAGAAGCTCGTCGTTTAGCCAATGGTGAATGGCTTGAAATATTGGTTCACAACACGGTTGTCGATATTCAGCAATATTTACCAACTCTGCAAGACCACTCGTTAAATGTTCAAGTGCATCGGGAAATTGGTGAAAAAGACGTTCGTAATGAACTTGATGTGGTTAGTATCGTAAATAACAAACTGCATATCATTGAATGTAAAACCAAAGGCATGCGTGATGATGGTGATGATACGCTATACAAATTAGAATCATTACGTGATTTACTTGGTGGACTGCAAGCTCGTGCAATGCTTGTTAGCTTCCGTCCTCTACGTAATAACGACATTATGCGCGCACAAGACTTAGGCTTGGCGATTATCGGCCCTGATGAATTAGGCGATCTTAAAAAACATCTTCTTAACTGGTTCTTAGCGGCCGGTGGTCATTAATATTTTCGATTAAGATCCTCTCTGATACTAAAAAGGCCCTGTTGTGGGCCTTTTTTAATGCTTTTCAATTCATATAAAAAATGCCGCTGATTCTCTATGAACCAGCGGCATTCTATACTTATTTATGCTCTTTCTATTATAGAAGATTTCGAGCCGCTTCAATTACCACTTTAATTGAACGCGCTTCTGTTTCTTTTAGCGTAGCGTGATCTGGGATTTCTTTTTGAGTACGGTTAATAATTACACCTGCTACACAACCAGCACGTAAACCAGAGCTTGCACACATAGTTAATAGCGTCGCTGATTCCATTTCAAAGTTCAATACGCCCATGTCTTGCCATTCTTGCATAGAACCTTGGAAACGCTTAACAACACGACCAGAGAATGTGTCGTAACGCTCTTGACCTGGGTAGAAGGTATCACTTGATGCTGTTACACCTGTGTGTACATTTGCACCTTGATCAACAACCGCTTTACGCATTGCAGTTGCAACGTCAAAGTCTGCAACTGCAGGGAATTCCATTGGAGCAAAGTGAAGACTTGCGCCATCTAAACGAACTGAGCCTGTAGTAACGATCATATCACCTACATTCACATGAGGTTGAATTGCACCTGTTGTACCTACACGTAAGAAAGTACGAACACCAAGTTGAGCAAGTTCTTCAACCGCAATCGATGTTGATGGACCACCAATACCTGTAGAACATACAACAATTTTCTTGCCATCTAATTCAGCTAAGTACACTGTGTATTCACGGTGGCTTGCTAAAAACTTAGGGTTTTCCATTTGTTCTGCGATTTTCTGAACACGTGCTGGATCACCTGGGATGATCGCCATTTCTGCACCTTGAAGATCTTCTTTTGTTACGCCTAAATGGAATACTGCTGCTGTCATGGTTAGCTCCTTGCGGTTTTGTAGGGCCGCGTTAATTAAATTAGTTATATTTGATTTGATGAAGTTACTTTACCCAATTAAATGACGGCTTTATGTGACAAAGACCTCAAATGACATGCTTTCACATTACATTCTTGCAAAGAAAATCGATTGGCATCACATAAAAATAGAAAAGCGCTCATAATACGAGCGCTTTAATTTGAGTTACTTCACTAAATTCATTTGTATATTATTACTCTTTCTCTTTAAAGCGTAATAAACGAAGCGCATTTAAAGTAACGAGAACTGTTGCGCCGCTATCTGCTAATACCGCAACCCATAAACCGGTAATACCAAACAAGCTAGTCACTAAGAAGACAGCTTTTAAACCAAGCGCTAAGGTAATGTTCTGACGAATATTGCTTAGTGTTGCTTTTGATAGTGCCACCATTGGTGCAAGCTCTTCTAAGCGGTTATGCGTTAACGCAGCATCTGCTGTTTCAAGAGCAACATCGGTTCCCCCTCCCATCGCTATACCAATAGATGCGGTTTTCATTGCTGGTGCATCGTTAATGCCATCACCTACCATTGCCGTTTTCGCATTAGCGGTTAATTGCTCAACATACTTCACTTTATCTGAAGGTAATAAACCTGCTTTATAGTCAATATTTAACTCCGCAGCGATGGCTTTTGCTGCTCGCTCATTATCACCAGTAAGCATGATTGGTTTAATTCCTAATTTAACCAACTTTTCTACAGCCATTTTAGCATCAGCGCGGAGTTCATCACGCCATGCTAATAATCCAGAGATCTGCTCATTAATCAGAACCAGAACAACGGTTTTACCTTGCTGCTCTAAGAAGGCGATTTGGCTTTCAATTTCAGGAATAACTTCACCATCAAATTGTTGAGGTGCATACAATTCAATATGTTGATCGTTAACCGTTCCTTTAATGCCTTTACCAACAACGGTCTCACGATTATCTGCTTCAATAACCGTTAGCCCCTGCTCTTGCGCTCTAACTACAACAGCTCTTGCTAGCGGATGAGACGATCCCATTTCTACCGCAGCTGATTGAAGTAAAATACTTTCTTCCGTTTCGGTTTCAGTTAATACTCGGATATCGGTTAAAACTGGTTTTCCTTGTGTTAATGTGCCTGTTTTATCAAATGCGATATTTTGGATATGACCTAACTCTTCTAGAGCTGCGCCACCTTTAATTAATGCACCACGCTTTGCAGCCGTTGCTAAACCAGAAGTAATCGCTGCAGGCGTAGAAATCACTAACGCACAGGGACAAGCAATCAATAACATAGCTAAACCACGATAAATCCATGTATCCCATGACTGACCAAACATCAGTGGTGGAATAATGATAACCAATAACGACAGCACCATCATTGCCGGAGTATACCAACGGCTAAATTTATCAAGGAAACGCTCTAATGGTGCTTTACGTGATTCTGCTTCTTCAATTAGGTGAAGAATACGATCAATGGCATTTTCACCTTGAGCTGAAGTAATCTGAATCTCAATAACGCGATCATTAACAATAGAACCTGCCATCAATGGATCGTTTGCCTTTTTATCAACAGGTACAGATTCCCCTGTTAAAGCACTTTCATCAAACGATGCAAACTCAGAAAGTAAAATTGCATCCGCCGCTAATCGGTCACCTGGGCTCACCTGCACACGATCACCTACATTCAATTCAGAGGCTGCAACTTCTTCTTTGGTTCCATCACTATTAATTCGTAGAGCGGTATCTGGCACTAAATCCATTAATGCTTTAACACCACTTCTCGCTTTTGCTGATGCATAGCCTTCTAACTGTTCACCTAACATAAACAATAAGATGACCATTGCCGCTTCAACGGTTTCACCTAGATACACTGCACCAATAGCAGCAACCGTCATTAGCGTTTCAATTGAGAATGGTGAACCATTTTTTGCCAAACGAATGGCTTTACGACCAATCGGAATCAAACCAAACAGTCCTGCAACGGTAAATGCAATCGTTCCCAGTTCTTTGTTTACAATATTAATGCCTGTAGCAATTACTAAAAAAGCAACCAATAGCAATAACAATGCGTTCTTTTTCCAAAATGGTTGAGCCACATTTTCTGATGCATTTTTTGCATTCATATCCGTTAGTGGAAAGCCTGTGGTTCTAGCAACACTTTCAACCACATCAAATACTGATTCATCTTTTGTTCTTACTGTAAGTTTTTCTGTTGCAAAAACAACATTCGCATCAACTACATCTGGAATGGCAAGAATGGCTTTTTTTAGTTTTGCCGCGCAACTTGGGCAATCCATCTCAGAAATTAACCAGCTACGAGATAACGTACCTTTCTCGGATACTTGAGGAATGACAACTAAGGGGTCTGATTCTCCAGGATCTGAGCCGCAACATGAATCAGAACTCGTTGGTTTATCAACGCCGCTGCAACAATCCGTAGTAGCACTTTCTGCTTTGATAGTTGATATTTTTGGCGTTGCACAACATGAGCTTGATGGGTTGTGCTTATGATCATGGCTGTGTGTCGATTTATGAGTAGTACACATGAGATATTCCTTTGTTAAATGTTAGGTTTGAATTCACTCTCACCATTAACTATAAACCTTAGAGTTAACTCTAAGGTCAAGGATATTTTTTCTATCAGAAACAAAAAAGACACCGAAGTGTCTTTTTGTAAGAAGAGATGAAACTAAAGATTAAACGGGGTGTTTAAAACAGTGACCTATTGATTCACTAATAGCCTGAAGAACATTGCGACGAGTAATAATTCCAACTAACTTACCACCTTCAACCACTGGGTAAATCTTTGGCTTGTTTTCTGTCATCGTCTGAGCCAAATCAACAATCGCATCATCAGGTGTAACGGTTAACACTTCGGTCTTCATTACATCTGCAACAACATGTGTATCTTGACAGTGATAACTCACACCTAATAATGACTTAATTAAATCTTGCTCAGAAATAAACCCAATAACCTCACGTTGCTCGTTAACAACTGGACCACCAATATGTTGTGAAGTAATAAATTGATCTAACGCCGCTGCTAATGACATATCCGCTGTCAAATATAGAGGTCGTACACTCATGTATTGTTTTACTTTTTTATTTTCCATTATAGCCCCCTAACGTGCTATCGCTTACTTCGATAACTTAAGTGTGGACTATTTTTGGAAAATTGCTAAATCGCTCTTTCCTATCTCTGTGATGGATAAAACCTATTGAGCAAAAAAGAAGTAGAAAATTATGCACTACCTAACAAAACATCGATCAATATTTTCTTGTTTTGTTCAACAGAGGACATTACGTTTTCATACCCAGCAGTGTTATTTGTGCGCTCCATTCTATGAATAATAGCTAGACACTGTTTGATATTTTCAGGGTTTCTCATTAAGTTCTTACCCTTCAACGTTAAAGTAAGAAGCATATAGTTCAAATCTGATGAATACGGATACGTTTGTCCTATTTTGATCAATTGAAGTCTATTCTCATCTGCGGATTTTTGTGCTCTGAGCCACTGATACACTTTATTTAATTTTTGGAAATGTACCATTGATTGTTGCAGTAATTGTGGTGAGTTCTTTTTTAGATTCGCTTGATCAAACACTTTATATAAAGCGACACACAGCTTCACTTCACCAGCCATAGCTAAAACGCCAAATGTAGCCACACGAAATTCATCTGATGCGACTTTACGCTCGGATAAAAAACGATGATAACAAGTTGCTGCAATTGCTTTTGCTTTATAACGCTTACCTTGTTTAAACAATTGTCGCGCTATAAAAATATTAATATAACCTTGCAATTCATCACGCTTATCCATGGATACTCGTTTTTTCAACGTGATAACTAATTGACCAAAAAATCGTCGATATTTTTCTTTATTAAACTGATGATTCGATTTATATACTGTATCGGCAATATCCAATATCATTTTGTTTAATGTTACTGGTGTAATACCAATATGATAAAAACGTTTCATTATCATGTTATGAATAAGAGTATGCTCATTATTCTCGATGATAAAAGTTAAATAAGAATAGAAAGCACTGTCACTTTTTGGGTTATTTTCAAACGCTTTTGATAGAGATGCTTGCTGCTTACTTTTTTGTTTTGCTTCTTCATATATTTCAGCCAACATTAAATTAGCTTTAAATAAGTATTTTTTAGAACGCAATAACAATTCTAAAACGGGTATCGCTTTTGGTTTTTCAACCATTTGGCAATACGCCATTAAATTTTGTGGCATGATTTCGCTTTTATCATGACGTTGATATACCTTTTTGAACGTCATAAAGTCTTTCGCTTTATAAAGTTCTTCTAAGGTCATGTTCAACAGCATTCTATTTTTGTACATACCTGTAAACGTCTGCGCTCTTTTTATAAAAGCCGCTTGTGATCCTTTAACTTCCGCGATTAACTTTTCTATTAATAACGTTAAGTTAAATGATTTCTTTATTAGTTCATCAATATAACCGTAATTGATAGGGCTATTAACAATAAAATCAGGGAACAATTCTCTCGCATTTAAATCATCGACTTGAGAATCTTCATTCTCAATATCAACGATAAAAATAGGACGCTTACCAAACTTAGCTTTCGCTCGAGCATTATCAACAATTTCAGCAATAACTTCATGCGATGAGTAATGATACTCAATGAAATAATAATCATAGACAGGTAGATCTGATGCTTTCATGCCAAGATTAAAATTATCCGCACTTTTAAAACCCGCTTTTTGAAAAAATTGACGAATTTGAGTGCTGCGTTCACGTTTTTCAGTAAACACCAAAACATTCATTTGCGGAATACGTCTAATTAATTCGGCACTGCTCATTTATATTACAACTCTAATGAAAACAACAAACACAATATACCAACCTGTAAAAATCAACTTATATTAGTTTTAACAAACACAACACAGTTCGTTTGCATTTAACTCATTACAGGAATTTCGCGCTACTTTACCACAAAATAGCGCGAAATTAGATCATTATATGTTAGTCAGTAGCGCTTGTAATGGATGCTTTAATTGCTGCCCTTCAAATCGCTTAACCTGACTACGGCATGAATAACCTGTAATCAAGCAACGTTCCTTATCCAAACTAGCTAGATTTCCTTTCCAACTTAATTCATAGATTGCTTTGGATGAGGCCAATTTGTCAGCCTCGTGTCCATAAGTTCCTGCCATGCCACAACAGCCAACAGGAACCGTATTTAATCGTAAACCAAAATGACCAAAAATTGCCCCCCACTCCTTTTCAGCGTTCGGCAATTTCGTTTTTTCCGTACAATGGGCAAATAATTGCCAAGCTCTAGTATCAAATA
The Aliivibrio fischeri ATCC 7744 = JCM 18803 = DSM 507 DNA segment above includes these coding regions:
- a CDS encoding Hsp70 family protein — protein: MEQAKYSIGIDLGTTHCVLSYVDLHDEDASVQVMPIPQLTAPGQVEEKSQLPSFMYQAHEAELLEGDTSLPWTTKPNAIVGSIARNLGSKTPIRLIASAKSWLCHGGVNRREAFLPLNSPEEVIKASPLEVTKRYLEHLQNAWDHQNPEHPLNEQDITITVPASFDPAARDLTAEAANNLGFRNLTLLEEPQAAVYSWIKNNDDSWRDQVSVGDVILVVDIGGGTTDLSLVAVTEEEGNLSLNRVAVGDHILLGGDNMDLALAYRLKMKLAQEGKQLQPWQIQVMTHACRDAKEALLNDAELRAVPIVVPSRGSKLLGGTLQTELTQEEVQQTLVEGFFPVVPVTEHPVQSARGALTQMGLPYAQDAAVTRHLASFLTRQQAATDEVFGQQNESDFIKPTAILLNGGVLKSNLLAERLLGIINQWLIDGEAEDAKLLEGLDLDLAVAAGASYYGSVRTGKGVRIRGGIASSYYVGIESSMPAIPGMEPPMEALCVAPFGMEEGSHADVPSQQFGLVIGQPVQFKFYGSTTRRDDQAGTHLDFWMPEELEELPAIQVTLPVTEGRTAGEVVPVRLASKVTELGTLYLEAIAADSGEKWHVEFDVREA
- a CDS encoding Hsp70 family protein — translated: MSSSNRYLIGIDLGTTHTVVAYTDISLGIETSPIEIFNIDQLVGPGEVARKPLLPSFRYHASKSQLTENDLTLPWNVKTIEGEIKNAIIGEWARELGSKVEGRQVVSAKSWLSHTKVDRTSDILPWAGADDVEKVSPIVASASYLNHVRQSWNYHHPDAPMELQEVVVTVPASFDESARSFTIEAAKLAGLDKIILLEEPQAVCYDWYHHHQDTAKDILKNIPLMVVCDVGGGTTDLSLIQARFNKDELALDRIGVGDHLMLGGDNIDLALAHLAEQRLDSGKKMTAAALTKLIQQTRKTKERLLSANAPESGHITLLGSGSKLLGGSRKVELTKEEVHQIALDGFLPLTDFSDRPNQRQTAVVEFGLPYASDPAISKHLAQFLDNHKEVSAKALGWDDAELANHDDRAIPVGLLLNGGVFNSPLLAERSLELMNNWKGDTVTQLSNPHPDLAVAYGAVAYGKARHGAQLKIGGGSARSFYLQLEEKNKQPQGLCLLAKGSEEGEEIRMTSRRFSLTLGEPVRFNLLSTTKGQLATSGMITELSDPSFVSLPPYVVTLESSKSKDELHANQKDRVEVTLACQFTEVGTIKIECVSVEDDSLRWLVEFEVRNQASNKSANLADQISLPPRLPNAIASIKEAYGGSKQNPNAIKAFSKNIEKLIGKRESWDLITSRELATALLDSKKRRRRSDKHEQNWLKMTGFALRPGFGYPADEWKISQAWETYQQGIQFESKQSWNDWWTFWRRISGGLNQEQQETILADMAKYLHPGSLRNPKTLEEASNKSYEAMVRLAAALEHLDVEDKMLIASWVLGHAKNGNQPQVHWWALGRICSRSPFYGSQHNLVPPSQISQWLPTLLEQDWKEQPMAGFAAVMMARLTGDRTLDVSDDYREKIIDKLKKERCPQSWIGLVSSQQALTEADSKRLFGDALPAGLRLIN
- a CDS encoding DUF2947 domain-containing protein, whose translation is MSYLPLDEYNRKWIFTHQSMPVDDALLPLIKPFTQAKSAQVWNDFISSNSPTADHFGSKEWPMKKSSWTNEIDWQHRWDSDNESLPEEVLEFIDWSDEVTIYFCYEKYNLIETSWGTFKKTWKNFLFYDDLPLLIGKKKSQVLWFNSKGKVKLGTRS
- a CDS encoding DUF1887 family protein; translated protein: MITHVGILDQDPVRLITPLLDLSVKGEHMVFIGDETQKEMFHRLESILKYKGISSDFFEIPNIVDTHAIKQSLQALAAEMKLHFSDIKLNASCGLRHRLLSAYEVFRSYHWPIFVVEPYSDKLCWLYPDGRKQKHVADNIRLSDYLAIFGARCEFSETELPESIDKRLRELCQRWASNALELGPGLATLNYLATTCRKEQRLDVEVTEKQQSYKELNMLLTDLVETGLATYENGILTFDCEEARRLANGEWLEILVHNTVVDIQQYLPTLQDHSLNVQVHREIGEKDVRNELDVVSIVNNKLHIIECKTKGMRDDGDDTLYKLESLRDLLGGLQARAMLVSFRPLRNNDIMRAQDLGLAIIGPDELGDLKKHLLNWFLAAGGH
- the udp gene encoding uridine phosphorylase, which codes for MTAAVFHLGVTKEDLQGAEMAIIPGDPARVQKIAEQMENPKFLASHREYTVYLAELDGKKIVVCSTGIGGPSTSIAVEELAQLGVRTFLRVGTTGAIQPHVNVGDMIVTTGSVRLDGASLHFAPMEFPAVADFDVATAMRKAVVDQGANVHTGVTASSDTFYPGQERYDTFSGRVVKRFQGSMQEWQDMGVLNFEMESATLLTMCASSGLRAGCVAGVIINRTQKEIPDHATLKETEARSIKVVIEAARNLL
- a CDS encoding zinc/cadmium/mercury/lead-transporting ATPase, producing MCTTHKSTHSHDHKHNPSSSCCATPKISTIKAESATTDCCSGVDKPTSSDSCCGSDPGESDPLVVIPQVSEKGTLSRSWLISEMDCPSCAAKLKKAILAIPDVVDANVVFATEKLTVRTKDESVFDVVESVARTTGFPLTDMNAKNASENVAQPFWKKNALLLLLVAFLVIATGINIVNKELGTIAFTVAGLFGLIPIGRKAIRLAKNGSPFSIETLMTVAAIGAVYLGETVEAAMVILLFMLGEQLEGYASAKARSGVKALMDLVPDTALRINSDGTKEEVAASELNVGDRVQVSPGDRLAADAILLSEFASFDESALTGESVPVDKKANDPLMAGSIVNDRVIEIQITSAQGENAIDRILHLIEEAESRKAPLERFLDKFSRWYTPAMMVLSLLVIIIPPLMFGQSWDTWIYRGLAMLLIACPCALVISTPAAITSGLATAAKRGALIKGGAALEELGHIQNIAFDKTGTLTQGKPVLTDIRVLTETETEESILLQSAAVEMGSSHPLARAVVVRAQEQGLTVIEADNRETVVGKGIKGTVNDQHIELYAPQQFDGEVIPEIESQIAFLEQQGKTVVLVLINEQISGLLAWRDELRADAKMAVEKLVKLGIKPIMLTGDNERAAKAIAAELNIDYKAGLLPSDKVKYVEQLTANAKTAMVGDGINDAPAMKTASIGIAMGGGTDVALETADAALTHNRLEELAPMVALSKATLSNIRQNITLALGLKAVFLVTSLFGITGLWVAVLADSGATVLVTLNALRLLRFKEKE